Proteins encoded together in one Ogataea parapolymorpha DL-1 chromosome III, whole genome shotgun sequence window:
- a CDS encoding Conserved hypothetical membrane protein has translation MFARQARNTARSGIRSVGVRPISQYITKAQGFLNQAIYWTKVTVEVSKQIYIREGLAPPSVAEIQQVYQGLYKKALEFAAQPKTSADGLIKVAKSLSKDEYLRFGAYFIQIVGLFSLGEIIGRRQIVGYPSFGPKEHHH, from the exons ATGTTCGCCAGACAAGCCCGCAACACGGCCAGATCCGGAATCAGATCCGTTGGTGTGAGACCAATCTCCCAGTACATCACCAAGGCACAAG GTTTCTTGAACCAGGCCATTTACTGGACAAAGGTCACCGTCGAGGTGAGCAAGCAAATCTACATCAGGGAAGGCCTGGCTCCTCCTTCGGTTGCAGAGATCCAACAGGTGTACCAGGGACTGTACAAAAAGGCTCTGGAATTTGCTGCTCAGCCAAAGACGTCGGCCGACGGCTTGATCAAGGTCGCCAAGTCTCTGTCCAAGGACGAGTATCTCAGATTCGGTGCCTACTTCATCCAGATTGTCGGTCTGTTCTCTCTTGGAGAGATCATTGGCAGAAGACAGATCGTCGGCTACCCATCTTTTGGTCCTAAAGAGCACCACCACTAG
- a CDS encoding putative transporter, which yields MDRRDSIKRRNTGLFSRTLGTLPKSIMNSNNTAINSKRRKIPLMFVPPSTKSPLFVYNNDVDQRSFLSLGTGSQLVSEHHSAVRDDAESVMSSRSLPSTLEYTDEELDSVHQWLEEERERRSMTDPGSPFPNYGSANDTDDLMSQADRLFKDHESDLSYTDDMGLKDDSDEDFAHERATVASESRKLAQYSFPLILTFVLEQIFSLVSVIFVGHLGKQELAAVSMASMTSTIVLAIYEGIATSLDTLCPQAYGAGQYAKVGVHTQRCSLFSLVLYIPAAFFWWYSGSVLGKFIDDTEVVRLSQQFLRILILGGPAYILFENGKRFLQAQEIFEAGTLILFITSPINILVNWLLIYYLGFGYIGAPIAAVINFWLMFILLVLYVMFIDGEECWDGFSKDALSHWYDLSLLAVPGTITLLAESLAYEVLTLLASYFGTDALATQSALSSLVSLLYMVPFALSVASSTRLANFVGAGNIVAARIATRVGLCASVVCASLSSCFILFGQKFIAHLFTEDPQVIKMITGLCPLVSVFVLFDGLACVANGLLRALALQAIGGVLSLLGYYVVAVPLAFVLAFHLDMELVGLWIGNGTGLLLIGLVELFVIYRVDWAKIVEAAKKRNQDK from the coding sequence ATGGATCGCAGAGATAGCATAAAGCGCCGAAATACAGGCCTGTTCTCGCGAACGCTGGGCACGCTGCCCAAGTCGATCATGAACTCGAACAACACCGCCATCAACTCGAAGCGACGCAAGATCCCGCTGATGTTCGTTCCGCCCAGCACAAAGTCACCTCTCTTTGTCTACAACAACGATGTCGACCAGCGATCGTTTCTGAGTCTGGGAACAGGGTCGCAGCTAGTTTCTGAGCACCATTCGGCTGTCCGCGACGACGCAGAGTCAGTCATGAGCTCAAGGTCGCTGCCTTCTACGCTGGAGTACACTGATGAAGAATTGGACTCTGTGCACCAATGGCTGGAGGAAGAACGCGAAAGACGGAGCATGACGGACCCGGGATCGCCGTTTCCCAACTACGGGTCCGCCAACGACACCGACGACCTCATGTCACAGGCAGACCGACTGTTTAAAGACCATGAGAGCGATCTCTCGTATACGGACGACATGGGGCTGAAAGACGACTCTGACGAGGACTTTGCGCACGAACGCGCCACGGTGGCGTCTGAGTCGCGGAAACTCGCACAGTACTCGTTTCCGCTGATCCTGACGTTTGTTTTGGAGCAGATATTCTCACTTGTTTCGGTGATATTTGTTGGGCATCTGGGAAAACAGGAGCTAGCAGCAGTCAGCATGGCTTCCATGACAAGCACGATTGTTCTCGCAATTTACGAGGGAATAGCGACGTCGCTGGATACGCTGTGTCCGCAGGCATACGGAGCTGGCCAGTACGCAAAGGTCGGCGTCCATACACAGCGATGCAGTCTGTTTTCTCTGGTTCTGTACATTCCGGCAGCTTTTTTTTGGTGGTACAGCGGCTCGGTGCTCGGCAAGTTTATTGATGACACAGAGGTGGTGAGGCTTTcgcagcagtttctgcgaATTCTGATTTTGGGGGGTCCTGCATACATCCTTTTTGAGAACGGGAAACGGTTTCTCCAGGCACAGGAGATCTTCGAGGCCGGAACTCTGATCCTGTTCATCACGTCGCCCATCAACATTCTGGTCAACTGGCTGCTAATCTACTACCTTGGCTTTGGCTACATTGGCGCCCCCATCGCGGCCGTTATCAACTTCTGGCTCATGTTCATCCTCCTCGTGCTCTACGTGATGTTCATCGACGGAGAAGAGTGCTGGGACGGGTTTTCCAAGGACGCATTGTCGCATTGGTATGATCTGTCCCTGCTGGCTGTTCCGGGCACAATCACACTTCTCGCCGAGTCGCTGGCGTATGAGGTTCTCACGCTGCTGGCCTCGTACTTCGGAACAGATGCGCTGGCCACGCAATCGGCTCTTTCCAGCCTGGTTTCGCTGCTGTACATGGTTCCCTTTGCGTTGTCGGTGGCTTCCTCCACAAGGTTGGCCAATTTTGTCGGCGCAGGCAATATTGTTGCGGCCAGAATAGCCACCCGTGTGGGACTGTGTGCGTCGGTCGTCTGTGCCTCGCTGAGTTCCTGTTTTATTCTGTTCGGACAAAAATTTATTGCACATCTATTTACTGAGGACCCGCAGGTTATCAAGATGATAACGGGTCTATGTCCGCTGGTGTCCGTGTTTGTGCTGTTTGACGGCCTCGCGTGCGTAGCCAACGGACTGCTGAGAGCATTGGCCCTCCAGGCGATCGGTGGAGTACTCAGTCTGCTCGGCTACTACGTGGTGGCAGTTCCGCTCGCGTTTGTGCTGGCATTCCACCTCGACATGGAGCTGGTCGGCCTGTGGATCGGCAACGGCACAGGGCTGTTGCTGATTGGCCTGGTAGAGCTGTTTGTGATCTATCGCGTGGACTGGGCCAAGATCGTGGAGGCCGCGAAAAAACGCAACCAggataaataa
- a CDS encoding DNA replication licensing factor MCM4 produces MSSPQTSPVHDSHQSTVPDSASQTQRQPVPSSPLFIAPSSDDSARPSQTQGSRQRYGSSPIPFTSSDLGHDLNSQLARRSHHSRGDVHSSDIMSSPMRRRFFDNSNPQGTLMSDSQLPSESQLSSVQQLSDSGSINPDEPVRVIWGTNVSIQECSDNFRTFLMSFKMKYRRKLDEAESDDPADDSLYYVKILNDMRESGTTNLNLDTRNLLAYSTTKKLYYQLINYPQEVIPIMDQTIKDCMVSLVLDNSSNTDPQDQLVDEIESNVYKVRPFNIQNQKGMRELNPIDIDKLVTVKGLVIRSTPIIPDMKIAFFKCNVCDHTVVVENDRGVIQEPTKCPRQICSSQNSMQLVHNRSSFADKQAIKLQETPDNVPDGQTPHSISLCVYDELVDATRAGDRVEVCGIFKSVPVKVNARQRAVKSLFKTYIDVVHIKKVDKHRLGADVSTLENELKEQQEVDEVRKLSEDEIAKIKEIAKRDDVYELLARSLAPSIFEMSDVKKGILLQLFGGTNKKFAKGGKYRGDINILLCGDPSTSKSQILQYVHKIAPRGIYTSGKGSSAVGLTAYVTRDIETKQLVLESGALVLSDGGVCCIDEFDKMSESTRSVLHEVMEQQTISIAKAGIITTLNARTSILASANPIESRYNPNLPVTKNIDLPPPLLSRFDLVYLILDKVDEKIDTQLARHIAGMFLEDNIQTATSNEILPIELLSSYIQYAKENVSPVLTEEAKNQLVKSYVEMRKLGEDVRSAEKRITATTRQLESMIRLSEAHAKMRLSPVVELEDVDEAVRLTKSAIKDYATDPLTGRIDMDLVNTGQTSAERKMKEDLSKQVFNLLDANGSLTYDVLLHRINEQSSAKVENLDLSEVLRRLEAENKVTVFGQGHKREIRVNRGVV; encoded by the coding sequence ATGTCTTCACCGCAGACCTCGCCCGTGCACGATTCCCACCAGTCTACGGTGCCAGACTCGGCCTCGCAGACCCAGAGGCAGCCAGTGCCTTCATCGCCGCTTTTTATCGCACCTTCCAGCGACGATTCCGCTCGGCCTTCCCAAACCCAAGGTTCCAGACAAAGGTACGGTTCCTCTCCGATCCCGTTCACCTCTTCCGACCTGGGCCATGATCTCAACTCCCAGCTTGCCCGCCGCAGCCACCACAGCAGGGGAGACGTTCACTCCTCTGACATTATGTCGTCTCCTATGAGAAGACGGTTCTTCGATAACTCCAATCCGCAGGGTACTCTGATGTCCGATTCGCAGCTTCCCTCTGAGTCTCAGCTTTCGTCCGTCCAACAGCTTTCCGATTCCGGCTCCATCAACCCAGACGAGCCCGTCAGAGTCATCTGGGGTACCAACGTTTCAATCCAGGAGTGCTCGGACAATTTCAGAACGTTTTTAATGTCGTTCAAAATGAAGTATCGTAGAAAACTGGATGAGGCAGAAAGCGACGACCCGGCAGACGACTCTTTGTACTACGTCAAGATCCTCAACGACATGAGGGAGTCTGGAACCACCAACCTGAATCTCGACACCAGAAATCTGCTGGCGTACTCTACCACCAAGAAGCTCTACTACCAGCTCATCAACTATCCGCAGGAAGTCATTCCGATCATGGACCAGACCATCAAGGACTGTATGGTGTCtcttgttcttgacaactcgtccaacacGGACCCGCaggaccagctggtcgacgaAATAGAGTCGAACGTGTACAAAGTGCGTCCGTTCAAcatccagaaccagaaaGGCATGCGGGAGCTGAATCCGATCGACatcgacaagcttgtgACCGTGAAAGGACTTGTGATCCGGTCGACGCCCATCATTCCCGACATGAAAATTGCGTTTTTCAAGTGCAACGTCTGCGACCACACcgtggtggtggaaaacgaCCGCGGAGTGATCCAGGAGCCAACTAAGTGTCCGCGGCAGATTTGCTCGTCGCAGAACTCAATGCAGCTGGTGCACAATCGGTCTTCTTTCGCCGATAAACAAGCCATCAAGCTCCAGGAGACTCCGGACAATGTTCCGGACGGACAGACACCTCACTCGATTTCGCTGTGTGTCTacgacgagcttgttgatgcCACAAGAGCGGGAGACCGTGTGGAGGTGTGCGGTATCTTCAAATCCGTGCCTGTGAAGGTGAACGCGAGACAGCGCGCAGTCAAGTCGCTCTTCAAAACTTATATTGACGTCGTGCACATCAAGAAGGTCGACAAGCACCGTTTGGGGGCCGATGTGTCGACACTGGAAAATGAGCTGAAAGAACAGCAGGAGGTCGACGAGGTGCGCAAGCTgtctgaggacgagatcgccaaaatcaaggaaatcGCAAAGAGAGACGATGTCTACGAGTTGCTGGCCAGGTCGCTGGCACCGTCAATTTTTGAGATGTCTGACGTTAAGAAGGGAattctgctgcagctgtttggcgGTACAAATAAAAAGTTCGCCAAGGGCGGCAAGTACAGAGGCGACATCAACATCCTGCTCTGTGGAGACCCGTCGACGTCGAAATCGCAGATTCTACAATATGTGCACAAGATTGCTCCGCGAGGAATTTACACATCCGGAAAGGGCTCATCTGCGGTTGGTCTGACGGCGTATGTGACCAGAGACATCGAGACCAAGCAACTTGTTCTGGAGAGCGGAGCTCTGGTTCTTTCAGACGGCGGAGTGTGCTGCATTGATGAGTTCGACAAAATGTCGGAGTCGACGCGGTCTGTGTTGCACGAGGTGATGGAGCAGCAGACTATTTCGATTGCCAAGGCCGGAATCATCACGACACTCAACGCCAGAACTTCCATTCTGGCCTCGGCCAACCCGATCGAGTCCAGATATAACCCGAACCTGCCAGTGACGAAAAACATCGACCTGCCACCACCGCTCCTGTCACGTTTCGACCTCGTGTACCTAATTTTGGATAAGGtggacgagaaaatcgacaCACAGCTAGCCAGACACATCGCCGGCATGTTTCTGGAGGACAACATCCAGACTGCCACCAGCAACGAAATATTGCCGATCGAGCTGTTGAGCTCCTACATTCAGTACGCCAAGGAAAACGTGTCGCCTGTTTTAActgaggaggccaagaacCAACTGGTGAAATCTTACGTCGAGATGAGGAAGCTGGGCGAGGACGTGAGATCTGCTGAGAAGCGGATCACAGCCACCACGAGACAGCTCGAGTCGATGATCAGGCTGTCTGAGGCGCACGCCAAAATGCGGCTATCGCCCGTTGTGGAGCTCGAGGATGTCGACGAGGCCGTGAGACTCACCAAATCTGCCATTAAGGACTATGCTACCGATCCGCTTACCGGCCGCATTGACATGGACCTAGTCAACACGGGACAGACCTCGGCCGAGCGcaagatgaaggaggacCTTTCCAAGCAGGTGTTCAATCTGCTGGACGCAAACGGCTCGCTCACGTACGATGTGCTGTTGCACAGGATCAACGAGCAATCCTCGGCCAAAGTCGAGAATCTCGACCTGAGCGAGGTTCTACGCCgtctggaggcagaaaacaaggtCACGGTGTTTGGCCAGGGCCACAAGAGAGAAATCAGAGTGAACAGAGGAGTGGTGTAG
- a CDS encoding Regulatory protein ADR1 codes for MPPMFGSVKSSRRSSSELSQDNKSVPAELTLNGTTPSGKPRLYVCNICTRAFARQEHLKRHERSHTKEKPFACTICSRKFSRRDLLLRHSTKLHAGAAEVVPRLRRRSVKSTSSPASKDNTDQSASNSPSAEPTGRAGSRRGKRGSFSASASAVTKPAPAARRQRNSVPVAVEQRIKEEPELHDDFSFKGLKDFDYKLEFPVNRRASFSAMSGRNYAMPTPEPYATEAVEFSTPQLIAFDDDSEHWLNSLPNLDLMDHRDGQVPMQTSSSLNADAMDVAPHEFHEDITGYSFYDVPYKNVGSLFTHTALPNRGVQAHGLEELVEGPLGPQDKPDVQPFKAHVSPLVQESPGTDSSLNTQPGDEKVKHWQETLFNQSINDLEEIADLNVSKTYDVPQGYSFYGNSDQNTVPHSSSCSSNATISPILLDNTLSANSRQNSPNQTLESSQKQGGSKTYSDKEFNSEFAYSKDKFEKYSRVNLFTGTIRNYVYQSLSKYPFLGVPSPTIPDNEKLNYYTNEFKNKFLNHHPFIHKSMLNEYSLMKSTLCSIESNLIRDENSIDNTRVSLVCLPLLIATIGAIVSNRKSDAANLYEASRRCIHVYLETRKKLVRHRNSADENIETQTNNSSPLWLIQALTLSVIYGLFADDETSLNVIIRQVNALCSLVKSSGLNSVSSQLPINIDDDETSHEKFIENESTIRTVHMIFHISSLLSTLYNIVPSLKIDDLKTDLPSSTFLWECTSHAEFKNILESFDFRPENYHRVLRDLINLPFAKLDPSTGLIGKLNFFFDNHVSEYGLVCLQNGLHQLAYLKQLYLSMPEGGNVSDFLLQLGSEDQKLLNVAQNWENLLKACKLYQRNSEVFIDAKLLNSYLNLKLSHIMNFNKIKENVWLRSFSDINSLYENSFIFTDEQLKDPQYQKELIGMLDNCIDIFKTVFFQQPEDSELENSEKQLKEIYDEELGIVDLNFLMKLSIDSQLLLDIFMIIVKFLINFENIFKMKMKYNNLGSVSLIQHFELRSTVYNPSSSLNSDVDETVFKYYKKFFKIYLNLEYFLKINYDYHDFESDFSSLTISNIINRDTMHYSQQEKNLNSILKDDLEVLREKDLIINELIEFKLPFKFLKIGSFLFNFIYDKNFKFVNFKNLSDVLFHLRVFLENRDDFV; via the coding sequence ATGCCTCCCATGTTTGGTTCGGTCAAGTCCAGCCGGCGCAGTTCCAGCGAGCTGTCCCAGGACAACAAGTCGGTGCCCGCAGAGCTTACCTTGAACGGCACCACGCCTTCGGGCAAGCCCCGGCTGTACGTGTGCAATATCTGCACTCGCGCCTTTGCCAGACAGGAGCATTTGAAAAGACACGAGCGGTCCCACACAAAGGAGAAACCCTTTGCCTGTACCATCTGCTCGCGCAAATTCAGCAGAAGAGACTTGCTGCTCAGACATTCCACCAAGCTCCATGCTGGTGCCGCAGAGGTCGTCCCGCGGCTCAGACGACGCTCCGTCAAGTCGACGTCCTCGCCGGCGTCCAAGGACAACACAGACCAGAGCGCGTCCAACAGTCCGTCTGCGGAGCCGACCGGCAGAGCAGGATCGCGTCGCGGCAAACGCGGCTCCTTCTCGGCCTCTGCGAGCGCCGTCACCAAGCCAGCGCCTGCGGCGAGAAGACAGCGCAACAGCGTGCCTGTCGCCGTCGAGCAGCgcatcaaggaggagcCCGAGCTTCACGACGACTTCAGCTTCAAGGGTCTCAAAGATTTCGACTACAAGCTCGAGTTCCCCGTCAACAGACGCGCCTCGTTTTCCGCTATGAGCGGCCGCAACTACGCCATGCCCACGCCCGAGCCGTACGCCACCGAGGCCGTCGAGTTTTCCACGCCGCAGCTCATTGCgttcgacgacgactccGAGCACTGGCTCAACAGCCTGCCCAACCTCGACCTCATGGATCATAGAGACGGTCAGGTGCCAATGCAGACGTCGTCCAGTCTGAACGCCGACGCCATGGACGTCGCGCCGCACGAGTTCCACGAGGACATCACCGGCTATTCGTTTTACGACGTGCCCTATAAAAACGTCGGCTCGTTGTTCACGCATACGGCTCTGCCTAACCGCGGCGTGCAGGCGCACGGACtcgaggagcttgtggaaGGCCCTCTGGGCCCGCAGGATAAGCCGGATGTTCAACCTTTCAAGGCCCACGTGTCGCCGTTGGTCCAGGAAAGTCCCGGCACAGACTCGAGCCTCAACACGCAGCCGGGAGACGAAAAGGTCAAGCATTGGCAAGAAACACTATTCAACCAGAGTATCAATGACCTGGAAGAGATCGCCGACTTGAACGTGTCCAAGACGTACGACGTTCCTCAAGGATACTCATTCTACGGCAACAGCGACCAGAACACGGTTCCGCACTCGTCGTCGTGCTCGTCGAACGCCACAATCTCGCCTATTCTGCTGGACAACACGCTCTCGGCCAACTCGCGGCAGAACAGCCCGAACCAGACCCTGGAGAGCTCCCAGAAACAAGGAGGCTCCAAAACGTATTCGGATAAAGAGTTCAACAGCGAATTTGCATACTCAAAGGATaagtttgagaaatacTCACGGGTGAACCTGTTCACAGGCACCATCAGAAACTACGTGTACCAGTCTCTTTCCAAGTATCCTTTTCTGGGAGTTCCTTCCCCCACTATTCCAGACAACGAAAAACTCAATTATTACACCAACGAATTCAAAAATAAGTTTCTGAACCACCATCCCTTCATCCACAAGTCCATGCTCAATGAGTATTCTCTGATGAAATCGACGCTCTGCTCAATTGAATCAAATTTGATTAGAGACGAAAACAGCATCGACAACACCAGAGTGTCTCTGGTTTGTCTGCCGTTGCTGATTGCAACCATCGGAGCGATCGTGTCGAATAGAAAGAGCGACGCCGCCAACCTGTACGAGGCGTCCAGACGGTGCATTCACGTCTATCTTGAGACCCGCAAAAAGCTTGTCAGACACAGAAACTCAGCCGACGAGAACATTGAGACTCAGACCAACAACTCGTCGCCTCTGTGGCTTATCCAGGCTCTCACTCTTTCCGTGATCTACGGCCTTTTTgcagacgacgagaccAGCCTGAATGTTATTATCAGACAGGTGAACGCCCTATGCTCCTTGGTCAAGTCGTCAGGCCTGAACTCCGTCAGTTCGCAGCTACCAATAAACAtagacgacgacgaaacCTCTCACGAAAAATTCATTGAAAACGAGTCCACCATACGCACCGTCCACATGATATTCCACATCTCCTCGCTGCTATCCACGCTCTACAATATTGTTCCTTCGCTGAAGATTGACGACCTGAAAACCGACCTGCCTTCGTCCACTTTTCTTTGGGAGTGCACAAGCCACGCGGAGTTCAAGAACATCCTTGAAAGTTTTGATTTCAGGCCAGAAAATTACCACCGTGTACTGAGAGACCTCATCAACTTACCGTTCGCCAAGCTTGATCCATCAACCGGTTTGATCGGAAAATTgaatttcttctttgacAATCACGTTAGCGAGTATGGACTCGtttgcctccaaaatgggctccaccagctggccTACCTGAAGCAGCTTTATCTGTCAATGCCAGAAGGCGGCAACGTTTCTGACTTTTTACTGCAACTAGGCTCAGAGGATCAAAAACTGCTCAACGTGGCTCAAAATTGGGAAAACCTGCTCAAGGCCTGCAAATTGTACCAGAGGAATAGCGAGGTTTTCATTGATGCAAAGTTACTGAACAGCTACTTGAACCTGAAGTTGTCGCACATCATGaatttcaacaaaattaAAGAAAACGTCTGGCTGAGAAGTTTCAGCGATATCAACAGTCTCTACGAGAATAGCTTCATTTTTACTgacgagcagctgaagGACCCCCAATaccaaaaagagctcatTGGAATGCTTGATAACTGCATTGATATTTTCAAGACAgtgtttttccagcagcccGAAGACTCGGAGCTCGAGAACTCAGAGAAGCAGTTGAAGGAGATttacgacgaggagctgggAATCGTCGACCTTaatttcttgatgaaattgtCAATTGACTCGCAGCTGCTTCTGGACATCTTTATGATCATTGTCAAGTTCTTGATCAATTTCGAGAACATCTTCAAAATGAAAATGAAATACAACAACCTTGGCTCTGTTAGTCTTATCCAGCACTTCGAATTGCGCTCTACAGTGTACAACCCGTCCTCATCGCTGAACTCCGATGTCGACGAAACAGTGTTCAAGTATTACAAGaagttcttcaagatctATCTCAACCTCGAGTATTTCTTGAAAATCAACTACGACTATCATGATTTTGAGAGCGATTTCTCAAGCCTGACCATCTCCAATATCATCAACAGGGATACAATGCACTACAGCCAGCAGGAAAAGAACCTGAACTCGATCTTGAAGGATGATCTAGAGGTGCTCCGCGAAAAAGACCTGATTATCAACGAGTTGATTGAGTTCAAGCTCCCGTtcaagttcctcaagatCGGGTCCTTCCTCTTCAACTTCATTTACGACAAGAACTTCAAGTTTGTCAACTTTAAGAACTTGAGCGATGTGCTGTTCCACTTGCGCGTTTTTCTCGAAAATAGAGATGACTTTGTTTGA
- a CDS encoding F-box protein pof9 gives MVFFLDLHEDIICFHIVPFLDEPDIRALFLTCKSLSLSLNQAVVWHQMFRKAFKHDNVPFDIYYKWPQLYKLRRSCKLLTFGNNGYSRLGWLFGSQDAALEILDHGQSKRLVKPVELTFDDEHIADVTAGGFAFCVLTTRGNVYFTGRNWHGMAGLSEPGPKTRDYNFGSEPRPAYEPGKCVNKVQLPENTKISQIGSGRSHFIGLDTNGRLWTWDSVGRLCRGVELDLHLENGDRVTGPIERIRAGWSLSSCHIDNLGIAVWNRRDSLAPHSGEYGPVRAYVSVIDGTVAIDDYIVLDNFLIYLTAQGELYRVDLPGELSPRIGRGSKLAKFQEYAEKHSQYGSHKTRFVRLSGSFNRFSAITNDDQVLLGDKSSEKPQIFRELQSNGVISVAVGDYHFLALNKKGELYAWGRESHKNGCLGLGTLSAALSMPGVRQDGNDIVVEQPVRVPISGQVLAIAAGGWQSAALVHEK, from the coding sequence ATGGTattctttcttgatctgCATGAAGACATCATTTGCTTCCATATAGTtccgtttttggacgagccaGACATCCGTGCTCTGTTTCTTACATGCAAAAGCCTGAGCCTGTCTCTCAACCAGGCCGTTGTCTGGCATCAAATGTTTCGGAAGGCATTCAAGCATGACAACGTTCCATTCGACATATACTATAAATGGCCCCAGCTGTACAAACTGCGCAGAAGCTGTAAGCTACTCACCTTCGGCAACAACGGCTACAGTCGTCTTGGGTGGCTTTTTGGCAGCCAGGACGCCGCCTTGGAGATATTGGACCACGGGCAGAGCAAGAGACTGGTCAAGCCTGTAGAACTGACTTTTGACGACGAACACATTGCAGACGTGACTGCCGGCGGGTTCGCCTTCTGCGTGCTTACCACCAGGGGCAATGTGTATTTTACAGGGCGCAATTGGCACGGAATGGCAGGTCTGTCGGAGCCGGGGCCCAAAACCAGAGACTATAATTTTGGCAGCGAGCCGCGCCCAGCCTACGAGCCAGGAAAATGTGTCAATAAAGTCCAATTACCAGAAAACACCAAGATCAGCCAGATCGGGTCTGGAAGATCGCATTTTATCGGCCTCGACACCAACGGCCGGCTCTGGACGTGGGACAGCGTCGGCCGGCTGTGCAGGGGTGTCGAGTTGGATCTCCATCTGGAAAACGGCGACAGGGTAACGGGCCCGATTGAGCGAATCCGCGCGGGCTGGTcgctcagcagctgccaCATCGACAACCTGGGGATCGCCGTCTGGAATCGCCGTGACAGCCTTGCTCCACATAGCGGCGAGTACGGGCCGGTGCGTGCTTACGTCAGCGTTATCGACGGCACCGTCGCGATTGACGACTACATTGTGCTGGACAATTTTCTGATCTACTTAACGGCGCAGGGCGAGCTGTATCGTGTGGACCTGCCGGGCGAACTATCACCACGAATTGGCCGTGGCTCAAAACTTGCCAAGTTCCAGGAGTACGCAGAGAAACATTCACAGTATGGCAGCCACAAGACTCGGTTTGTGCGGCTCAGCGGCTCGTTCAACAGGTTCAGCGCGATCACCAACGACGACCAGGTTCTGCTGGGCGATAAGAGCTCGGAAAAGCCGCAGATCTTCCGCGAGCTGCAGTCTAACGGAGTGATTTCCGTTGCTGTTGGGGACTACCATTTTTTGGCCCTAAATAAAAAAGGTGAGCTGTATGCCTGGGGCAGAGAGTCGCACAAAAACGGGTGTCTGGGGCTCGGGACGCTTTCTGCCGCACTTTCCATGCCAGGTGTGCGCCAGGACGGGAATGACattgttgttgagcagccggTGCGTGTTCCTATTAGCGGCCAGGTTTTGGCGATTGCTGCCGGAGGGTGGCAGTCGGCAGCGTTGGTGCACGAAAAATAA